The Pontiella desulfatans sequence GAAATTGATAGGGAGTTCCAGGAAGTTATTTTCCGCCATCTCCATGCGCTTATCAAGCGGCACGGTCTGGGAGACCGGATAGAGAGGATATACATTTTCACGAAGCGAATCGCTGGCGACAATATGGTCCACGAGCACAAACTGCCACCCCCCGGAATCGCGTATAATCAACTGGGCCCGCTTACCCTGAAAACTGGAAACATCGAACGTCATTAATGAAAGCGTATTCCTGGACTCCACCTGCGCCAGGTATTCGGCTTTCCCGTCCACCAGCAGTTCCAACCCCGAATGCTTCCCTACGCTCCGTCCACCCATGAGAAAATGGATATACGGCCGCTCAATAATAAACTCTTCTGAACTCAAAGATCCTGAATATAGATCACGGACACCACCGTCGCTGTTGGCCAGCCCACCGCCCATGAACCCCTTGATTCGATCCTTTGCTTTATTCAGGTCCGCAAAAGCTTCACCCTCGGCTTTCCAACCGGCCATATCGCCTTCAAAATCTTCAATGACAATATCCGGACGCTGTGCCGCGTTGCATGGAGCCAAGCCCAAAATAAAGCCCAGGATGCTCAATGGTATAGCTGTTTTCATAATACGACTCCTTCCCAATTGTGTCTACGGCTTCGAAGACTTCCAGATCGACTGAAGGCGGTAGGCCTTGAACGACTTTATCTTTCCTGTTTTCACCGCCGTTTCGGTGGACTCGAAGTTTATCGGGTCGCGGCGACGGACTTCATAGTAAAGCCCGCCATCAGCATAGACCTCATTAAACGTCCGGTCGGTAAAAATGCGTGCGCTGCGCCCTTCAAAGGAAGCCTCAATGCCGTTGATCATGATTTCATGAAATCCATCCTCTTCAAATTCGATCAGGACTTCCGTCAATTCACCTTCGCACGCCTCCAACGTCTGGAGCATTTCCCCGCGCAGCTTTTCAACCTCCTTGACCGGGTTGAACGCCATACGCAAACCGTCGGCTGCCTTGACCAACGTCAGCTCATGCGGCAGCGTGAAAGACTGGTTAACGATCTGGGCGGGGAACTGTTTCGGATAGGCGTCGGTGCGCACCCAGCCGATCTGGATGCGGCGTCCATCGGGCACATCGCTGAAAGTTTGCGCGGCATAAAACGCCCCATGGCGTGAACCATGCGGCCCGGATTCCTTCACAAAGGTGCGGCCATTAAACTGCCCAATAAAATAGCGATTCTGCGCACCATAGAAAATCCACTTTGCTTCATTCCCGCACGACAATGGAAAGAGCTCCGGGCATTCATGAATGGAAGCGCGGTCCGTATCGGTGAATGCGCCCGTACGCTTCCATTCACGCAAGTTCCTGGATTCATAAAACGCGCAGTTGGCAAAAACATGCTTCTGCTTTCCACCCAGTGGAACCGCCTTTGTTTCGTCACACTCTTCCGTATTGTATACCGCCATCACCCATTTCTGCTCCGGCTCGTACCAGATGATTTTCGGATCGCGCCCCTTGTGCACAACCACCGGGTTTTCCGGCAGCTCGGCAAAAGAGATTCCCCCGTCCGTACTGTAGGCAAGGCACTCGCCACGCCCTGTGCTGGTGAACGCGGCAAACTGCATGTTTTCGCCCAGTCCGGCCGAGTTGTTGAAATCAACGAAGCCGCCACCGGAAAACATCATATCCTTCACGGTCTTCTGGAACAGCGCGATCGGCTTTTCCTCCCAATGGATCAGGTCAGTGCTTTCAAAATGGCCCCAGTGCATGTTGCCCCAGCCGATGCCGAATGGATTGTGCTGATAGTAGAGGTGATACTTGCCATCATGATAAACCATGCCGTTGGGATCGTTGTTCCAACCGCGCCGCGTGGATGGGTGGAACTGGTTGCGGTAGGGTTTGGCATAATCAGCCGCCTTTCCGGCAGGCAAACCGTCATGGCAGCGAATGCGCGCAAAGGCATCCCGGTATGCCTCGTTCACCAGCCCACCCTCAATCGGCTTGACGGTGATCTGCCGACCCAGCAGTCCAAAATGGTCCAACGGGTACGCTGCCTCCCAGTATGCATCGTCTTTGCGGGGCAATGTGATCTTAAACGTCTGAATCAGCGTATTGCCGTCGTAAATCCCCAGGGGGATGGCATCGTTTCCGGCATTCACCACCGGCACCAGCAGGTGGGAATCGGTAACCGCAATGGAGGCCTCCAACGCCACCAGGCTCGGCGGGGGAGCGTTCTGCCCAACCGCGCCTTCCACGGGATGGTCCGACTGCACAATCTGATCCACATTGATATGCCCCCATCCACCGGTATGGTTATCGACAATCTGCAGTACGGCTTTCCCTCCAGCATATTCTTCAACATCCCAAAATGCCCATTCCATAACTTCCCGTCCGGCATCCTTCCGGGCCGAACCGACCGCCGTGCGGACGGGTTTCCCATCCACCAGCAAGTTTATGCAGGTTTGGCCTTTGTGATTGCCGCCACCGATCAGGAAATTGATATACCTGCGCTCGATGGTGAATTCCGGCGAGGTCAGCGAACCGGAGGACGTATCTCCTTTGAGAAAGGTATTCACCAACCCGTCGCCCAGATGCCCCGTCACCTTGTTGGGGGGCGAAACATTCGCCTTCGCCGGAGCGGCCCCGAACGCCTTGCCCTCCACCCTCCAGGCGCCATAGGAGTCGCCCTCGAAATCCGCAATCGAAATATCGTCCGCATGCGCGGCACAGGCCACCAGTAATCCCGCTGCAATCCATTTTCCATCCATGCTGCTTCTCCATTTCAACCTTCGAGTTTTCCCTGCATCTCTTCGAGTGAAACCCCCATCGTCTCCGGCACCATGACTTTGACCCATACCAGCTGCAGCACCATCATAAAGCAGAAAAACCCAAACACGGTTACGGGCGCAAAAGCTTCGACCATCTTCGGGAAGAAGAGCGTCAGCAGCGCGGCGAAAATCCAATGCGTAAAACTACCGAGCGCCTGGCCGGACGCGCGGTTACGGTTGGGAAATATTTCAGAAATAAACACCCAGATCACCGCGCCCTGCCCCACCGCATGCGCAGCGATAAAAGCAAAGATGCAAGCGGGCACAATCGCATAGGTTTCCGTGTGGAACGCCCAGGCGCAAAGACCGAGCGAAGCGATGTATCCGAACGAACCGATATAAAGCAGCGTCCGCCGACCCAACCGGTCGATCAGCCAGAGCCCCACAAAGGTAAAGATCAGGTTGGTGACCCCGATACCGACCGACTGCAGTAACGCGGCGGATTCTTCGAGCCCGGTCATTTTAAAGATACGCGGGGCAAAGTAGAGAATCGCATTGATGCCGGACAGTTGATTGAAAAAGGCAATCAGGAAGGCCAGCGTGATCGGCTTCGCCAGCCGCCGGGTGAAAAATGTTGAGGCATGTTCAACATCCGTCACCGACGCCTCCACCTCGTCCGCCAAATCATTCAGGTCGCTTTCGGATGCATCCGGGTTGATGCGCCGGAATACCTCGATGCCTCCTTCACGATCTTTTCCGTGTGTAATCAGCCAGCGCGGACTTTCGGGCAGACCGAAGCAGAGCACGGAATAGACCAACGCCGGGAAAGCCTCCACGCCGAGCATCCAGCGCCACGCATTCTCGCCGACTCCGCTGAGCAGCGCATTGGAAAGAAAGGCGACCAGGATACCGAAGACGATATTAAACTGGAACATGCCCGCCAGCTTGCCGCGATCCTTCGCCGGAGCAATCTCCGAAATATAGAGAGGTGCCGCCACGGTGGAAATACCGACGCCAAGTCCTCCGATAAACCGCGCAATCATGAAGGAATAGACTTCCGGCGCATAGGCTGAGCCGACCGCCGAAACAAAATAGAGGACTCCGATCGAGAGCAGCGTTTTTCGGCGGCCCAGCTTTTCCGTCGGCCATCCTCCGGCCAGCGAACCGATCACCGTACCCCACAGCGCCATACTGATCGCCAGCCCGTGCAGTGTGACGTTCAATTCCCACAAGGTTTGAATGGTCTGTTCCGCACCGGAAATCACCACCGTATCGAAACCGAAAAGAAAACCGGCCAAGGCGGAGGTCAACGCCCAGAAAAACAGTTTTTTATTATGCATAGTGAGCTTCGTTCAGATTATCAGTTAATTCAGGTGTAGCACTGTCCTGTCGACAGACGAATGAAGCAACCCGGTTGGCATACTCATTAATTTCATTAAGCGGCCTGCAAGACAGCAACCCCATGCAGAGCGTTGCAGTAAAGGCATCCCCCGCGCCCACACTATTAATCGCCTCGCCCGGACATCCGGGATGATCATCGCTTTCATCCGGCGTCACCAACAGACTCCCATCAGCGCCGCGAGTGTAGGCAATCAATTGCAGATCAAAACGCTCAAGCAACCCATGGAGCTGAGCCTGAACCGGACCGGAGATCCCGAACATTCCGGCAACCAACGGTAGTTCCTCATCGCTTAATTTAAGGACATTGCTCAGCCTCAGCGATTCCTCGATGATTTCTTTTGAGAAGAAGGTTTGCCGCAGATTTACATCAAATATCTTCAGGGCATCCGTCGGCGTTGCCCGCACAAAAGTTAAAATGGTTTTGCGCGACACACCGTTGCGCTGTGCCAGAGAACCAAAACATAAGGCATCGGTTGTCTGCGCCAGTGTTTTAAGATTTCCAGACATTGGAATATAGTCCCATGCCACTTGTTCTTTGATTTTATATTTTGGTTTCCCGCAATCATCCAGTTCCACCTGTACAGCTCCGGTTGGACGGGTTGCATCTTCTGCCACAAACCGATCAGTCAACTGCCTGGAACCTATCACCTCGCGGATTTCTACACCGAATTCATCCCCACCAACGGCACTGACCGGATAGGCCTCCGCTCCCAGCTGACGGCAGTGATAACAAAAATTTAAAGGAGCACCGCCGAGCCGTAACCCTGAAGGGAAAATATCCCACAGCAGCTCACCAATCCCCACTACGCGTTTTATTTCTTTACTCATACATTACTCATACACTATTAAAACGCACCTTCGCACGCTGACATGCACACCC is a genomic window containing:
- a CDS encoding carbohydrate kinase family protein, producing the protein MSKEIKRVVGIGELLWDIFPSGLRLGGAPLNFCYHCRQLGAEAYPVSAVGGDEFGVEIREVIGSRQLTDRFVAEDATRPTGAVQVELDDCGKPKYKIKEQVAWDYIPMSGNLKTLAQTTDALCFGSLAQRNGVSRKTILTFVRATPTDALKIFDVNLRQTFFSKEIIEESLRLSNVLKLSDEELPLVAGMFGISGPVQAQLHGLLERFDLQLIAYTRGADGSLLVTPDESDDHPGCPGEAINSVGAGDAFTATLCMGLLSCRPLNEINEYANRVASFVCRQDSATPELTDNLNEAHYA
- a CDS encoding sugar porter family MFS transporter, translated to MHNKKLFFWALTSALAGFLFGFDTVVISGAEQTIQTLWELNVTLHGLAISMALWGTVIGSLAGGWPTEKLGRRKTLLSIGVLYFVSAVGSAYAPEVYSFMIARFIGGLGVGISTVAAPLYISEIAPAKDRGKLAGMFQFNIVFGILVAFLSNALLSGVGENAWRWMLGVEAFPALVYSVLCFGLPESPRWLITHGKDREGGIEVFRRINPDASESDLNDLADEVEASVTDVEHASTFFTRRLAKPITLAFLIAFFNQLSGINAILYFAPRIFKMTGLEESAALLQSVGIGVTNLIFTFVGLWLIDRLGRRTLLYIGSFGYIASLGLCAWAFHTETYAIVPACIFAFIAAHAVGQGAVIWVFISEIFPNRNRASGQALGSFTHWIFAALLTLFFPKMVEAFAPVTVFGFFCFMMVLQLVWVKVMVPETMGVSLEEMQGKLEG
- a CDS encoding glycoside hydrolase family 32 protein translates to MDGKWIAAGLLVACAAHADDISIADFEGDSYGAWRVEGKAFGAAPAKANVSPPNKVTGHLGDGLVNTFLKGDTSSGSLTSPEFTIERRYINFLIGGGNHKGQTCINLLVDGKPVRTAVGSARKDAGREVMEWAFWDVEEYAGGKAVLQIVDNHTGGWGHINVDQIVQSDHPVEGAVGQNAPPPSLVALEASIAVTDSHLLVPVVNAGNDAIPLGIYDGNTLIQTFKITLPRKDDAYWEAAYPLDHFGLLGRQITVKPIEGGLVNEAYRDAFARIRCHDGLPAGKAADYAKPYRNQFHPSTRRGWNNDPNGMVYHDGKYHLYYQHNPFGIGWGNMHWGHFESTDLIHWEEKPIALFQKTVKDMMFSGGGFVDFNNSAGLGENMQFAAFTSTGRGECLAYSTDGGISFAELPENPVVVHKGRDPKIIWYEPEQKWVMAVYNTEECDETKAVPLGGKQKHVFANCAFYESRNLREWKRTGAFTDTDRASIHECPELFPLSCGNEAKWIFYGAQNRYFIGQFNGRTFVKESGPHGSRHGAFYAAQTFSDVPDGRRIQIGWVRTDAYPKQFPAQIVNQSFTLPHELTLVKAADGLRMAFNPVKEVEKLRGEMLQTLEACEGELTEVLIEFEEDGFHEIMINGIEASFEGRSARIFTDRTFNEVYADGGLYYEVRRRDPINFESTETAVKTGKIKSFKAYRLQSIWKSSKP